Proteins encoded together in one Shewanella acanthi window:
- a CDS encoding WD40/YVTN/BNR-like repeat-containing protein, with translation MSFRILQCVTALSVGCLFSFPSFSAVTDNLTSQIQPLSASSLVLDIAKAGNNLVAVGERGHALLLKDNWQQVSTPTSAQLTKVFFLNDKLGWAVGHDATILHTQDGGQTWLLQMQSKEIEKPFLDVMFLNEQEGMAIGAYGLFYRTHNGGANWDEEFHEELLAEEDVSYLAELKETDQEAYLTERASLLPHFNRMMRLNDGRLVLVGELGLVAVSSDEGKTFSRTTFDYDGSMFNAIELNDSVYVMGLRGHVFKSDLSFTQWDEIEMPVESSINGAMAISDNTLYLVGNAGMVIQLNQDDSTSIVTRRQGENLVSIAKDSQGQVWLSGSQGLLVLKP, from the coding sequence ATGTCGTTTCGCATCCTTCAATGCGTCACTGCGTTAAGTGTTGGTTGTTTGTTTTCCTTCCCATCGTTTTCAGCAGTTACCGATAATTTAACATCTCAAATCCAGCCGCTGTCGGCTTCATCCCTTGTGTTAGACATTGCTAAGGCAGGTAATAACCTCGTCGCGGTGGGTGAGCGTGGACATGCGTTATTGCTAAAGGACAATTGGCAGCAGGTTTCTACGCCAACCTCAGCACAGTTAACCAAAGTGTTCTTTCTCAATGATAAATTAGGTTGGGCAGTTGGCCATGACGCCACCATTCTCCACACTCAAGATGGCGGTCAGACTTGGTTACTGCAGATGCAATCTAAGGAAATTGAAAAGCCTTTTCTTGATGTGATGTTCTTAAACGAACAGGAGGGCATGGCGATTGGTGCCTACGGGCTGTTCTATCGTACCCATAACGGTGGTGCGAATTGGGATGAAGAATTCCATGAAGAACTGCTGGCCGAAGAAGATGTCTCTTATTTGGCTGAACTCAAAGAAACCGATCAAGAAGCTTACTTAACCGAGCGAGCCTCACTGCTACCGCATTTTAATCGCATGATGCGTTTAAACGATGGCCGTTTAGTGCTTGTGGGCGAATTAGGGTTAGTTGCTGTATCCAGTGATGAAGGTAAAACCTTTAGCCGCACTACATTCGATTACGATGGTTCGATGTTTAACGCGATTGAGCTTAATGATTCCGTGTATGTGATGGGTTTACGTGGTCATGTGTTCAAATCAGATTTGAGTTTTACCCAGTGGGATGAAATTGAAATGCCTGTGGAATCATCCATTAATGGAGCTATGGCCATTTCCGATAACACTCTGTATCTCGTGGGCAATGCAGGGATGGTTATTCAGTTAAACCAAGATGATAGTACAAGCATTGTGACTCGCCGTCAGGGTGAGAACTTAGTGTCTATCGCTAAAGATAGCCAAGGCCAAGTGTGGTTATCCGGCAGCCAAGGGCTGCTCGTGCTGAAACCATAA
- a CDS encoding efflux RND transporter permease subunit: MLEKLVNGFESFLFRNRAWVVNIFILLTLFLGYEASQLKMDAAFSKNIPLNHTYMQTYQKHQKDFGGANSIMVAVEDKSGNIFNPTFFDTLKNVHDQLFFIPGVDRAQVKSLFAPSTRFTEVVEDGFAGGPVIPADFSTTPAGLETVRDNIEKAGIVGRLIANDYSAAMVSAQLMDFDPQTGKPLDTIAFANQLEQELRGKYETDEIKIHIIGFAKMAGDVADGAKGVLLFFVIAIFITAVMVYLFSKSLILTVLPLACSLIAVIWQLGLLTVIGFGLDPMSILVPFLVFAIGVSHGVQIINAVRHRVMDGQATKAAAASAFRSLLIPGGVALLSDTVGFITLLSIDIGIIRELAISASLGVGVIIFTNLILLPLVISFTEIKAVAHSEPTAEDLRVQKIWQFLSKFATPKYAVVVIVATIALYFAGLQQANQMKIGDLQGGAPALHQDSRYNQDTFFITDHFSITTDVMTVIVEASPEACTYHDVLTQIDEFEWLVRNTPGVESTISLANVAKKVNAGFNEGNPRWEVLPRTTASLVQAIGQIPTTSGLLNGDCSVMPVYLFLKDHKAETIETVVAKVKAVAAKMNNDKLQYKLASGPVGVMAATNEAVAEAQLPMMIYVYGAVFILCLISFRSLKATVAVIIPLYVVSTLAQALMTQLNIGLAVSTLPVIALGVGIGVDYGIYILSTMSSKLSNGMPVQQAYYEALLERGSAVIFTGLTLAIGVSTWFFSALKFQMDMGILLTFMFVVNMLGAIIILPALAAFFWRKAK; encoded by the coding sequence ATGTTAGAAAAACTGGTCAATGGATTTGAGTCATTTTTATTCCGCAACCGCGCATGGGTTGTGAATATATTTATTTTGCTCACGCTGTTCCTAGGCTATGAAGCCAGCCAATTAAAAATGGACGCGGCGTTCAGTAAAAACATCCCGCTGAACCACACCTATATGCAAACCTACCAAAAGCATCAAAAGGATTTTGGTGGCGCCAACAGCATTATGGTGGCAGTGGAAGACAAGAGTGGAAATATTTTTAACCCGACATTTTTTGATACCCTGAAGAATGTCCACGATCAATTGTTCTTCATTCCCGGCGTAGACCGTGCTCAAGTGAAGTCGCTGTTTGCGCCATCAACCCGTTTTACCGAGGTGGTAGAAGACGGTTTTGCGGGCGGTCCAGTCATCCCGGCCGATTTCTCGACTACACCTGCAGGCCTTGAAACCGTGCGCGATAACATCGAGAAAGCCGGTATTGTTGGCCGTTTGATTGCCAACGATTACAGTGCAGCCATGGTGTCAGCTCAGTTAATGGATTTTGACCCACAAACCGGTAAACCACTGGATACCATTGCTTTTGCTAATCAACTTGAGCAGGAGCTGCGTGGAAAGTACGAGACTGATGAGATTAAAATCCACATTATCGGTTTTGCAAAAATGGCGGGTGATGTGGCCGATGGTGCCAAGGGCGTACTGCTGTTCTTCGTTATCGCGATTTTCATTACAGCAGTAATGGTATATCTGTTTTCTAAATCCTTAATCCTGACCGTTCTACCACTTGCTTGTAGCTTAATCGCGGTAATTTGGCAGCTAGGTTTGCTCACGGTTATCGGTTTTGGCCTCGATCCTATGTCGATTCTGGTGCCGTTCCTCGTCTTTGCGATTGGTGTCAGTCACGGGGTGCAAATCATTAACGCGGTTAGACACCGTGTGATGGACGGTCAAGCCACTAAGGCCGCCGCAGCATCTGCGTTTCGTAGTCTTTTAATACCAGGTGGTGTTGCACTGCTGTCGGATACTGTGGGTTTTATTACGTTGTTATCTATCGATATCGGCATTATTCGTGAGTTAGCGATTTCGGCATCCCTTGGTGTAGGCGTGATTATCTTCACCAACCTTATCCTTTTACCACTGGTGATTTCCTTTACCGAAATTAAAGCGGTAGCACATTCTGAGCCGACGGCTGAAGACTTACGTGTTCAAAAAATTTGGCAATTTTTGTCTAAATTCGCGACACCAAAATATGCAGTCGTGGTGATAGTGGCGACGATTGCTCTGTATTTTGCAGGATTGCAGCAGGCGAACCAAATGAAAATTGGTGATTTACAGGGCGGGGCACCCGCGCTACACCAAGATTCTCGCTATAACCAAGATACTTTTTTCATTACGGATCATTTCTCTATCACAACAGATGTGATGACTGTCATTGTTGAAGCAAGTCCTGAGGCCTGTACCTACCATGATGTGTTAACCCAAATCGATGAATTCGAATGGTTAGTCCGTAACACTCCAGGCGTTGAATCGACCATCAGTTTGGCAAACGTTGCTAAGAAAGTGAACGCAGGCTTTAACGAAGGTAACCCTCGATGGGAAGTGCTGCCGCGTACTACCGCAAGTTTAGTTCAGGCGATTGGTCAAATTCCGACGACATCTGGCCTGTTAAACGGTGATTGTTCAGTGATGCCCGTGTACCTGTTCCTTAAGGATCACAAGGCTGAAACCATTGAAACTGTGGTGGCGAAAGTTAAAGCGGTTGCCGCAAAAATGAATAACGACAAGCTGCAGTATAAACTGGCATCGGGCCCTGTTGGGGTAATGGCTGCGACTAACGAAGCGGTTGCCGAAGCTCAGTTGCCGATGATGATCTACGTTTACGGCGCGGTATTCATCCTGTGTTTAATTAGCTTCCGTTCTTTAAAGGCCACCGTGGCGGTCATTATTCCACTCTACGTGGTATCGACCCTAGCGCAGGCACTGATGACACAGCTCAATATTGGATTAGCTGTCAGTACGTTACCAGTAATTGCACTCGGTGTAGGTATTGGCGTTGACTACGGTATTTATATTCTATCTACTATGTCATCAAAGCTTTCAAATGGTATGCCAGTTCAACAGGCTTACTACGAAGCACTGCTTGAGCGTGGTAGCGCGGTAATATTCACTGGCCTGACGTTGGCCATTGGTGTAAGTACTTGGTTTTTCTCGGCGCTAAAATTCCAAATGGACATGGGCATTTTGCTAACCTTTATGTTCGTAGTGAATATGTTGGGTGCGATAATTATTCTGCCAGCACTGGCAGCATTCTTCTGGCG